In Miscanthus floridulus cultivar M001 chromosome 19, ASM1932011v1, whole genome shotgun sequence, the DNA window AAATCCGTCAATGACAATCCGTCCATGGCTATTTGCATCTCAACCGATGAGTCCATGGCTATTTGCATCTCAACCGATGAGAGTTTTGCGTGCGCGCGGTGGGGCGGAGCctagcgtgtgtgtgtgtgtggggggggggggggggggggggggggtgctttAAGCTGTGTAATCAGTAATCAGCGTTGTTTAGAGGGTGGAGTgaagagaaaagagaaaaagaGGAGAGTGTATGTTGGTGTGCAGtgccttttttcttttttgacaAATCCATTGGGCTTATTATCTTCTGAAATGAAAACGAAGCATGCATACACACTCTGCGGAATTTCTACGATTTCAGTGATCTTCTCCGAGACGCGAAAATGACGGCTCGTCTTCAATCTTCATCATCGTGCTAGCTCAGCTGCCAGCATGTTTCACGAATCTGAATTTTATACTGCCCGGATGGGTCCGTGCAAAGATTCTTCAGCGTCTGATGATCCGTGGTGGCTATCGGTCCACGACCCAGATCAGTGTTATTTCCAGTCTGGTGCATGTGTGGATAATGTGGATGTCACTGTCATCATTCCCTTGATGAGTGATCGCCCCGTACCATTTGATCACTCGATTGGTtcagctggtattaaagtcgactgaagttattttgttgtgagagaaacatACTGTAGATTCCACCATGTAATGTATGTGCCATGTCGTATGTCTGAGCTTTATTATGGAGTTCCATCGGAGATTGTTGGCAAACTTGAAGGGTTCTTATCAGCTAGTTTTGGTCTGTGTACCTCCATAtcagaaagaatgcaattctagcacaatGTCATGTTTTACTATTTTAAATTTGATCAATTCATTTTGCACAgtatcaaataaatattattagattagttaaaaaatatattttcataataacttgatttggagacataaatattaatgtcATTCACTAGAAATTTACTCAAACGTAGACCACTTTAACTAGCACGCAACCTACAGTTACAATCATTTTTTTTATAGATGGAGTAATGTTGGAAGCTACTACAAAACTATAAATCAGTGAAGTATGCTTCGGTTCATGATTATTTTCCGTGTTTTGCTTTCGGCGGGTACTACTCCAGTTGCAGGACATAGGAAACAGGACTGAGACTCAGAGAGACAGCAAAGTGAAAGGCCAAGGTGGGCACCTGGTCCACTTCTGCAGCTCTCTGATTGCATCCCATTGCAGAAGAAGCATGTGGGCAAAAATAAAATGGAAGCTGgggcatggtgatgatcactACGAATGGGCACGCAACGAGACTTCTGAAAAATAAGCTGAATCTGGACATGTCAAAACTGAAAGGACCATTCCACCAACTCAACTTTATTAATTCAATCTTACTATTAGAAGGATTCAAACAGTTACTCCTTATGAGACACACTAGGAAAAATAGATTATATAAATACTCATAAAATTCATAAACATCTATTCTTTTATTTGATAGATTATTATAATTATTATCACCAATAATAGCCATTGGAGCTATTATATTTTCTAAAAACTATCCATCTTTACCATTACAAAAATATATAAAGTAACATCCCAAATTTGGATCTAAATTACCTCCActtgccattatgaaagataatttaaaatgaccaaaatttgcatctaaattacccacctatgcaattataaaaaaatattaaatactAATTTAATTATATCTAGATTGCCCAACTCTGTTGTTATAATAAATAAACTAAAATACACCTCAAATTTGGTCTAAATACCAATACAATCCATTAGGGAGAATATTTCAATAATAAAAGATACGCTATACGTGTTTCTAAACTGCACACTTCTATCACGATTAAATTAAAAATATTGTATGCCACCATGTGGACCAAATAAATATAGatacataaaaataaataattaTTTTAATAGTGTTTTTTTGAACAATTATTTTAATAGTCTATCAATTGTGGAAAGATATTTTGACAAACCCACGTACACAGTGGCTGTTTACTTTAAACTATTTTAATACTCCAAGGAAATATTTGTAAGTCGTTATCCATCAATCTAAATTGTACATTGTTTTTAGCGTTATCTTAAGTTAAGTTTCTCTAGTTTTAACCAATTTTTAAGAAAAATACATAAACATCTATAACATCATTCATTAGATACAccctgaaatgtatttttatagtgcatttatttgataTTGTAGATTTAATATGttttataaacttggtcaaagtaaGACAAGGTTGAATTAGAACTAATCTAAAACTACTTgcaatttagaacggatggagtactaCATTAGAGCATATCAATACTATTAATTTAGTTTTAAGCACTATATGTTTCTATTAAACAATAATATTATGCATATAATTCTTCAATACAACAAATAAATTCAACATCTTGACTAGTGTAGTGCAAGATGAAACAACTATCTATGATTGTAATTATCAAGAGTGGAGCTTTGGACCTAGAATTCATTTTTTtcataaaatataaaaaaaaatctgAATAAAAGACACAATAACACTAGAGTTCAAACTCACGTGGACAAATAAATTGTAACAACTAATAAGATAAAAAAATGATAAGCCAAAATATAGATTAATGGTTTCAAAAAGGATGCAGGAACCACTATAATTTAAGCTAAGGTTTCAACTAAATGAATATTAAAAGCGCAAATAAAAAATTATGATTACCCATCTAGAGTATTTGGCAAATTTATCACAATCTGATACAAATTATAGTGTATCGAAATGAGTGTTAGAAAATAAATAGAAAATGGCAAAGATAATCAGTTTACTAAATTTATTCATGAAACTTTTATAATACTTGTATAATGTAAGATTTTATGCTATACCAAAACACGGCCTAGCACAAAAAAATATCACAAATACATCAATCTGTAGGAGATTGAACGGTGCACTGATCCATTTATTTTTCTTGAAGTCCCCCATATTTACTGTACCCTTCCTTCACTCTCTTTTCCACCAATCCAAACTTAGGTTTCTGCAGTTAGATTGGTATAGTAAATACTATAATTACTGTGCAACTCGAATAAGTATGCAACTACTCCAATTAATGAAGGTTAGTATGATGTTTTCTCTATCATACTAATCTATCCTAAACTTACTAGTACAAATCTATTTATTCACGGATAGAAAGAGTATTTCTCTGTTTTGCAATTCTTTGCCTTCTTTCTTCTTCGCTGTCACCGTTCTTGCCCCTGTCTCCAGTGGCTCCACCACACTTAACAATCAATGTATGTGTAAATCACGGCTAGTACCATCGTTTTTCTGGTTAGTTGGAGTGATTTTCCTTTCTAGTTGCAACCAACCGTGAGAGGAAGCACACACAAACGGAGGACTAACAATGGCCTCGTCGGATCAACAAGCTGGTAGCCGCCACGGGACGCCGCTGGTGTTCGACGAGGTACGGTGGGTGGTCCAGATCCGTCACTCTCTCCGGGACGacgacgccgccgccggcgacgacgacgatgacaacgGCATCCCGGTGTCCGTTTTCAACGTGCCCAAGCAGCTGCGGGTGCACAAGCCGGAGGCCTACACCCCTCAGTTCATCGCGCTCGGCCCCTACCACCACTGGCGTCCCGAGCTGTACGAGATGGAGCGCTACAAGCTCGCCTCGGCGCGCCGCGCGCAGAAGCGGCTCTGCGCCGGGCTCAAGCTCGACGGCCTCGTCCAGCAGTTCGCGCGCCTCGAGCGAAAGATCCGCGCCTACTACCACCGGTACCTCGACTTCAACGGCGAGACGCTGGCGTGGATGATGGTCGTCGACGGCGCGTTCCTGCTCGAGTTCTTGCAGATTtacgccgtcgccatcgccgacgacgagggagacggcggcAGGGCGCTGAAGAGGGTGTCGTCGAGGATGGCGCACCTCGTTGACTTCACCGGGAGGAAGTCCGCGCACAACCTCATCCTCCGCGACATGCTCATGCTCGAGAACCAGGTCCCGCTCTTCCTGATCCGCAAGATCCTGGAGCCGCAGCACCCGTCGGTCGACGAGGCCGGCGAGACGCTCGCGCGGATGGTCACCGGGCTCACGAAGGAGCTCTGCCCGTTCAAGATGATGGACAACTTCCCGGCGGTCGACGTCGGCAAGCACGCGCACCTGCTGGAGGTGCTCTACTACATTCTCCTGCCGAAGCCGGCAGATGACGCCACGGAGGAGGCCGACGGCGCCAACGGGACCTTCCGCGACGAGGGCTACGACATTGAGGAGCAGgccgcggacggcggcggcgcggaggagCAGAAGCCGGCGATCAGCTGCGAGTACATGAAGCAGCTGTTCCTCGCCGTGTCGGGCATCGTGTCGGGCCTCAACACGGCCGGGCCCATGCGCTACGTGACGAAGCCGATCGAGTTTGCCATCAAGGCGCCATGGAAGATGCTCGCCGTCGTGCCGGGCTTGGGGTCCTTCATGTCAGGCGACGGGAGCAACGATCACCGCGACGCGAGCTCATCCGCCGCTGGGTACCTAACCCGGCCGCCGCTGATCGAGGAGATCATGATCCCCTCGGTGTCCGAGCTGGTCAACGCCGGGGTCAAGTTTCTCCCGACCTCCGGCGACCTGTCCACCATCGCGTTCGACGCCAAGACGGCGACCTTCCAGCTGCCCGTGGTGACCCTCGACTCCAACACGGAGGTGGTGCTCCGGAACCTGGTCGCctacgaggcggcggcggcgtcgggtcCGCTGGTGCTGGCGCGGTACACGGAGCTGATGAACGGCATCATCGACACCGACGAGGACGTGGcgctgctgcggcggcgcgggGTGGTGCTGAACCGGATGAAGAGCGACGGCGAGGTGGCGAAGCTGTGGAACGGGATGACGCGGTCGGTGCGGCTCACCAAGGTGGCGTTCATGGACAGGACGATCGAGGAGGTGAACCGCTACTACAACTCGCGGTGGCGGGTGAAGACGAAGCGGTTCATGCGCAAGTACGTGTTCAGCTCGTGGCAGCTGCTCACCTTCCTCGCCGCCATCATGATGCTGCTGCTCACCACGCTGCAGGCCTTCTGCTCCGTCTACACCTGCTCGAGGTGGTTCGGCGGCGTCACCGTCACCAAGGCAGAGTGATTCTACTCACGCGCCTTTCAGGATCGGGCTACGCGACATGGCTTGCATGGGGTTTGGCAATTCGCTGCTGTGCTTTGATGTGCAAAGTAATTGGTTGTGACGATTTTACATTATTTGCAGCTCTGATGGTTTTTGTAGTGCTATAAACAGCACGAGTTAATCGTTGTAAGCTTTCATGAAAATGGGTGAGAATGTGAAATAATCATACTCCTGTGTATATGTCCATTTGTAATCTACCTTGTTTCTTTAAGATGAAGTGTTTTTTTATCTGTTGAACATCACGCCTCCTTAATCCCAGGCAACCAAAATTCATACATAATGCATACAAGGTCCTCTGTTCGTTTTAGAGCTAGGTGTTTCAGGCTTTTAGCACTAGTTAATTGGATTGGTGCCATTACGACTATCGCAGATTTGAGAACTACCATTACTATTCTTGATATTAGAAACATGCTATTGCAATTTCCTGAGTACTAAACTTGCCAGTTTATACACTTGATGATCCCTAGAGCCCATCTGCAGGCGTTAGTATTTCTGTATGAACTAAATTGCCCCTATTCTCCATGGTCATCCCATTCCTCCTCAATCTGTCTTCTCCTCCTCCCTCTGCCACCATGCAAACTCGCGTTGCCTgcctccccctccctcccctcctcttgCCACCGCTGTGCTTAAGCTTGCTACCTCCAAGGCCACACGTGTCACACCCTGTGCTCGTCCGCACCGCCCGATGGTGGCGCATGCTCATGGAGCTCTTTTCCATTCCCAGGCAAGGACGAGATGAGATGAGGAGTGTAGCGCCAGAGGATTCCGAGGGGCGGCTTGTGGTCCACTAGCACTAGGGCAAGGGTGCGGTGCCACGGATGCCAACACATGGAGGAGGGCGGAGCACGGCCACCAGCATAGGAGGAGAGTAGGGCCTATGAGGGCATAGCTAGCGTTGGATTGGGTGAGAGCGTCGGAGCCAGCTCTAAAAGAGGAAGGTGGAGCCAATGTTGGAGGGGAGGAACGAAGCTTTGGAGGGGGTGAGATGGAGCATAACCACTAGCATGAGTGGGGTTGGGCCAAGACGCGGCTCAGGAGGAGCGCATGTGGCGCAAGGCCACTGGCCCAACATGGGGAGGAGGAGTCACAGTGTGTGAGCCTCGATGCAGCGAGGAGGAGGGGTTGTCAACATGGCATGAGCTCTAGGGCGATGACAAGGCTAAGTCCTCACAGGATAGAGGCAACACTGTTGCTGGGTCTAGGGGGCAGGGGCAGCGGTGTGGCTGAGTCCGCGAGGGGCAAGAAGTAGCAGCACCATGGACCATGGGCGTGGAGGGTGGGGGACAACCGCCTAGGGCACGGCAGCCTCCATGGCCCAAATCTttcgagagagagaagagagattgAGCGATGCAGATAAGTGTGATAGTGGGCCCATGGTAGTGTCACTTGGAACTTGTGCGTCATGCGTCAGTGaatggaggaagaagagagtaTAGGGGTATTTTTTGTCTATGTGAAAATGCGGTAGCCCAAGAGTGAGTCAAACCGAGTTAACCTGAATCCCAAATGTATAGGTTGTCATATCTCAAGCAGATGATGAATTATAATAGCATGCTTTGAAATATGCGAATAGTAATAGCACAGTCCACAATAgttgggagggagggaggtagCCGAGCGTCTCAGGATGCACGACCCTGTAAGAGCATAGTGTTGGAAAAAAGGGATTTCCAGCAGGTGGGACTAGAAAGGACTAGCGGAGGCCTTCGCCTAGCCGAGTGCCCTGGGCGAAGGCATGAAAGATGGAAAGTGGGCCCAAACctaattagggtttcataaatgtatTCAACCACCACCCTTTGTATAGAGTTTGagttccccttttatagggcactgTTTACTAAGGCTACTCTTTACAATTATACCCCTTGTCAGTTACTGTATATTCTTGGAATATTCCTATTCTAATACAAACCGCTAGGGGTACTTTGGGTGCCTTCTTCTTTGATCGTCTTTGCTTGATGGGCCGCTACCGTGAGTCTGCTTGTGGCCCACGGCCTGGCACCGCCTTCCTACAGGAAGTCCCTCAGCTCCTAGAACCTTTGCCCAAGATGACCTTCGTCTGGACCTTTGTGCTGACTCATGTAGCCTTCGCAAGTATCGCCCGAGCCTTCACCTTCGGCTGCAACCGGGCGCCTTCGCCGTAGTTTTTAGACCTTCGCTCAAGGAGTCCGAGCCTTCACCTTCAGCTGCATCTAGGCACCTTCGCCGTAGTTTTCAAACCTTTGCTTAGGGTGTCTGACCAGGCGAAGGTTCCGTCCTTCTTTCCCTACACAATGCTCACATAACATGGTTAATCGTTAGTTCTTAGCACCACTACGATCCTTGGAGCCTCCGTGACTCATAACCTTGTCCCAACAGTTCCCTCCTTGAGGGCATGGTCTGATGCTGGTGGGCCTTGTCCTCAAAGTCTAGCCCTTAGGTTCTGAGGCACGGAGGCTTTTGTGCATGCGGAGGCTTCCCCCCTGTCCTCCTAGATCACCTAGATCAGATCATTGTGTTGGTGATGTGTCACTACCTGATTCGCCGCAGTGGCTCTAGAATTAACGTGTTTTCAAATGGATGCGACCGTTGGCCCCGAAAGTTGAAACAGCAGGGCTATGGCTATATAAGGGGGCGGTAGGTGAAGGATTTCTCATCTCCATCTAAGCCATTGCTTTTGCTATAGTCCCCTTCTGAGTTCTTTGTTCTTTGCTTAACCTTCGCTTAGTTGTcactttgcctttgcttcctaTTTCTATTGCTAAATCTTGGAAGTGGCTTCGCATGTTAGTCCTCCTCCCCACTGGGCTACTTTCTTCTGTCCATATCGCCGTCTTCTCAGTGTTAGAGGGAGTGGGTGGTCTGCGTGCTTTGAGGAGTGTATGATTGTCAGCGCGGAGGTGTTGGGGCTTGAGGAGGATCTTTCTAGAGTTGAGGCCTCCATCGTTGATTTGATAACTGCTAAGGAGGCAGGAGACATGGCTGGCTCATCCAGGACATGGGATTTTGGGCCTTCACTCATGACAAAGGACATGATCAAGGAGTTGTGGAGATTTGGCTGCTTTGGTGAGGCTAAAGTGAAGCCTCTGCAGGGGAGACAATTCCTAAACCATAGGCCGCTAATGATGTTGTCTTCAAGGACTTTTTCCTTTGCGGCCTTTGCTTCCCTACAGCGCGCTTCCTTCGCCAAGTCCTAGAAGCGTTTGAGGTACAGCTGTATCACCTTACTCCCAACGATATTGTTACCTTGAGTAAGTTCTACTGGGCCTACTTGTCTTATGGTGTGAAGCCCAACGTTGGTACTACGAGTACTATGAGCTCTAGCGCTAGCCTAAACCAGTTAGTGAAGGCCTATTGGTAGCTTAGTATGGGAGCTGCGTGTTCATGCCCAAAAGGAATCAGAAAGGGGAGAAGTTGGAAATTTCTTTTACTCAGAAGAACAAGTGGAATAAAGACTGGATGCAGTATTGGTTCTATGTTAGTACTGGTGGCATGACCTCTACGGATAGCGAAGGGAAAACACACACCCGTTATCCATTGGCATCCATGATGACCTCGATGAAGCATTCGACTCAAGGAACTCTGGGTCCAGGGACTTCTGAGGGGCGTGAAGCGTGCGATAAGGCTTTTGCTTGGCCTATCGGTACTCCAGAGGTTGGGATTTGGTGGTGGAGATGGTAGCAGCTAACTGCTGGCCGCTTGGCAGGAATATACCCACCATGACTATTGAGATGGTCAACCTTCCTATCTTTGGCGAAGGAGACAGGGTTCCCTTCCCTGGTTCCGTTTTTAGCCTAAGGGGGCAGGTCTGCTGAAAGAGTAGTGAAGTCTACAGAGGCAGGGCTCGAGAAATACTCAGCAAGATTTCTAATAAGGAGTACCTAGCGCGTAGGGCCATCACTGGTACAATGCCCCATCTCAATCATGTCTTCGAGGAGCTCGGGATCCATCTTGAGGAGCATGATGTCCCTGTGAAGGTGCATAAGTTGCTGGAGGATAAAGCTAAGAAGGTTGTTGCCAAGAACGCTACTACTATGGCTGAGGCAAAGAAAAGAAAGGGGACTGGCACATCTAAGGTCGTCAGTGAGAAACAGAAGACTATGGTTGCTTCTGCTGCCGCCTCTGCCACTGCCTCCATTGCTGCCTCTGCTAACGCCAATGAGGAGGTCACGGAGAGCGTTGGCGGAGGCTCGGCCTCCGTGGGTGCTGAGACAAAGGGTGAGCGTTGTGCCGCCTCTATTGATCTTGGCAGTGACAACCTTGCTAAGACTGCTCTCTAAGGAATGGGTGGCGGCCCTACTATTGAACCCTTTGTCATGGCGCCTATGTTGGGCATTTTGGGTGACAACTCTTTTGGCTCCAAGGGTGAAGGTGctggtggtggcggtgcttctCCACCGAGAGAAGGGGAGGCTGCTAGCACTGACCGTCATCGTCCTTCGACTGCTCTTGTGGAAGTGtccaaggacaaggtggaggcaAATTCTCCGGCTGCTCCATTCTAGAGTGTGGCGTTTCGGGACACAAGTCATCACACCGAGGATGCTGGTGCCTCCGATGCTATTCTGAGCCCTTTGCATCTAGGTAAGTTGCCTTTTAAATTTGTTTTTCCTTGCTATTTATATTTTTAGTTTTATCAGGACTTGACTTATTTTGATTGTTTCAGCAGGTTTGACGGAGGCTATTGGGAACCCTACTAAGCCtgccgaccaagatcttgctcgGCTTGCTTTGGGAGCTCCCCCGAGGCCACCGCTTACAGGAGTGAATCCTAGTCTGTCTGTCCTGGGCTAGGCTGGTGGCGAAGGTTACGTTTGCTTCTTGTTTTTGTTTCTGTGTTATCTCTGTTTTATTCGGGTTTTGCTGATGTTTAGTTGTTGTTTTAGGTGCCTCCGACAGCACAATAAGTGGGTGGGCGAATGTCCTTCAAGCTGTTTATAATGATATCAGaggtttttatttctattttttgttttcttgCTTTTGGTCTTACGTCTTTTACGCTTGATTTTTTATTAGGCCGCCTTCGCCACCACTTAAAGAATGTTGATTACTTCAAGCTACTACGGATGTATTTGGAGCAGCAGTGCgtggtatgtttcttgtttgctttttctgCCGTTGTTCTGTTGTGCCATGGCTGACCTTTGTCTTGACAGAGCCATTATCTTTCGAAGGCCATCGAGGAACATGGCACGTAGGAGGTGGTTGACCGCAATCTGGCTATCGAGGCCTTGAAAAAAGAGGTGGACACTCTTGAGGCCGAGAAGACCCGGCTTACAGGGGAGGTTGGTGGCCTCCGCACTGTCCAAGCTGAATTGGAGGAGCTATAGAAAAATGTTGATTCACTGAAGAGGGAGGTGGATGGCGTGAAGGATGCCGAGCAATTAGCTGCTGAACATGCCCTAAAACTATTGAGACGACCGCTAACCTTCGCAAGGAGGTGGACACCGAGAGGGAGTCCAGTGCTACCTTGAAGGTGCAGGTGGATATGTGTCTAAGCACCTCAAGGACACCAAGGGTATTGTATTGGCCATGGCTAAGCTCTATGTGGGTGCCCTCAAACAATTTAGGGGTCTACGTCATTGCTACCTTCTAAGCCTTCGGCGTTCAGTATCTTTTCCTAGATGAAGGCCAACTTCTGAAAGCTTTCTGATTTTGTTGGCAGCGTTGT includes these proteins:
- the LOC136529319 gene encoding putative UPF0481 protein At3g02645 codes for the protein MASSDQQAGSRHGTPLVFDEVRWVVQIRHSLRDDDAAAGDDDDDNGIPVSVFNVPKQLRVHKPEAYTPQFIALGPYHHWRPELYEMERYKLASARRAQKRLCAGLKLDGLVQQFARLERKIRAYYHRYLDFNGETLAWMMVVDGAFLLEFLQIYAVAIADDEGDGGRALKRVSSRMAHLVDFTGRKSAHNLILRDMLMLENQVPLFLIRKILEPQHPSVDEAGETLARMVTGLTKELCPFKMMDNFPAVDVGKHAHLLEVLYYILLPKPADDATEEADGANGTFRDEGYDIEEQAADGGGAEEQKPAISCEYMKQLFLAVSGIVSGLNTAGPMRYVTKPIEFAIKAPWKMLAVVPGLGSFMSGDGSNDHRDASSSAAGYLTRPPLIEEIMIPSVSELVNAGVKFLPTSGDLSTIAFDAKTATFQLPVVTLDSNTEVVLRNLVAYEAAAASGPLVLARYTELMNGIIDTDEDVALLRRRGVVLNRMKSDGEVAKLWNGMTRSVRLTKVAFMDRTIEEVNRYYNSRWRVKTKRFMRKYVFSSWQLLTFLAAIMMLLLTTLQAFCSVYTCSRWFGGVTVTKAE